A window of the Dyadobacter pollutisoli genome harbors these coding sequences:
- a CDS encoding NADH-quinone oxidoreductase subunit J family protein has product MEAAAFYGFSTLAIASALFILFTKNLIYAAFALFLAFLGVGALYVLAGADFLGVTQIMIYVGGILVLLIFGIMLTQKGDKSADPSKPNRIEVLIKREVWGFLIGTGFFIFLLKVIFTSDFRMAGDSINSKSTIKTIGVELMTSHLLPFEIAAVLLLVALIGAAYLAMNRNPTP; this is encoded by the coding sequence ATGGAAGCAGCGGCATTTTACGGATTTTCGACACTGGCAATCGCGTCTGCGCTTTTCATTTTATTTACAAAAAACCTTATTTACGCTGCCTTTGCATTGTTTTTAGCATTTCTTGGGGTGGGGGCATTGTATGTTTTGGCGGGTGCCGACTTTCTGGGCGTGACGCAGATAATGATCTACGTGGGAGGTATTCTGGTACTGTTGATATTCGGTATTATGCTCACTCAAAAGGGCGATAAAAGCGCAGATCCTTCCAAACCAAATCGAATTGAAGTGCTCATAAAGCGGGAGGTCTGGGGATTTTTAATTGGTACCGGTTTTTTTATTTTTCTCTTGAAAGTCATTTTTACTTCTGATTTCAGAATGGCTGGCGACTCCATTAACAGTAAGTCTACCATTAAAACAATAGGTGTTGAACTGATGACAAGCCATCTGTTACCATTCGAAATCGCTGCTGTCCTGCTGCTGGTTGCCTTAATTGGCGCAGCTTACCTTGCTATGAACCGTAATCCTACGCCATGA
- a CDS encoding amidophosphoribosyltransferase, protein MSDAIKHECGIALIRLRKPYQYYIDKYDTPLYAVHKLSVMMEKQVNRGQDGAGVANIKIDVPPGKRYISRYRSVEPQPLTDIFSKIHKKFRKGLKNHRDRSTDGKWLQENLAFTGEVWLGHLRYGTHGSNEVENCHPMLRQSNWRSRNLVMAGNFNMTNVDELFGKLVSLGQHPKEKVDTVTVMEKIGHFLDEENQRVFERFKGIYENPTLSDVIEENIDLQRLLYRSCRDFDGGYAMCGLTGYGASFVIRDPAGIRPAFYYADDEVVVVASEKQAIKAAFNVDYNQIQEITPGSALIVDKNGEYNEFPILPRLEKRSCSFERIYFSRGTDPDIYNERKQLGKLLIPQILKEVNYDLENTIFSYIPNTAETAFLGMIEGLEEYLAKKRKQAIMEGILFESDLEKVLSFRPRIEKLVTKDVKSRTFITADALRDDMVSSVYDTTFEVVRKNVDTVVIIDDSIVRGTTLEKSILTMLDRLKPKKIVVASSAPQIRFPDCYGIDMSRMKDFVAFRAVLKLLEERDLEYLLEDVYTQSVTSIATKNPFPTNYVKALYEPFTDQEISDKIAEIIRPKDLNAELSVVFQTVDNLHKACPQHLGDWYFTGNYPTHGGNKVVNRAFANSHEGKLERAY, encoded by the coding sequence ATGAGCGACGCCATTAAGCATGAGTGCGGCATAGCACTTATCCGTCTTAGAAAGCCTTATCAATACTACATCGACAAGTACGACACACCGCTATACGCCGTGCACAAGCTTTCGGTAATGATGGAAAAACAGGTAAACCGGGGACAGGATGGAGCCGGAGTTGCCAACATAAAGATAGATGTCCCGCCCGGGAAAAGATACATCAGCAGATACAGATCCGTAGAACCTCAGCCACTTACGGACATTTTTTCAAAAATCCACAAGAAATTTCGGAAAGGCCTCAAAAACCACAGGGACCGCTCTACTGATGGCAAATGGCTACAGGAAAATCTAGCCTTTACCGGCGAGGTTTGGTTGGGTCACCTTCGCTATGGTACACACGGCTCGAATGAGGTCGAAAATTGCCATCCAATGCTTCGCCAGAGCAACTGGAGAAGCCGTAACCTGGTGATGGCGGGGAATTTCAACATGACCAATGTGGATGAACTTTTCGGAAAACTGGTTTCTCTGGGACAGCATCCAAAAGAGAAAGTAGATACCGTAACGGTAATGGAAAAAATTGGACATTTCCTGGATGAAGAAAATCAAAGAGTATTTGAACGCTTCAAAGGAATTTACGAAAATCCAACGCTTTCTGACGTAATCGAAGAGAATATCGATCTGCAAAGACTGCTTTACAGATCCTGCCGTGATTTCGACGGAGGATATGCCATGTGCGGTCTGACAGGCTACGGTGCTTCTTTCGTAATTCGTGATCCGGCTGGTATTCGTCCCGCATTTTATTATGCTGATGATGAGGTAGTTGTGGTAGCATCTGAAAAACAAGCGATTAAGGCTGCTTTCAATGTAGATTACAACCAGATTCAGGAAATAACTCCCGGCTCTGCTTTGATCGTGGATAAAAATGGTGAGTACAATGAGTTCCCAATTTTACCTCGTCTGGAAAAACGCTCATGCAGCTTTGAAAGAATCTATTTCTCTCGTGGAACCGATCCGGATATTTATAACGAACGCAAGCAGCTTGGGAAATTATTGATCCCGCAAATATTGAAAGAGGTTAATTACGACCTCGAAAACACGATCTTCTCTTACATTCCGAATACTGCCGAAACGGCGTTTCTGGGTATGATCGAAGGGTTGGAAGAATATCTTGCCAAAAAGCGTAAGCAGGCGATCATGGAAGGGATTCTTTTCGAATCTGATCTCGAAAAAGTATTGTCTTTCCGCCCAAGAATCGAAAAATTGGTGACCAAAGATGTGAAGTCCCGTACATTCATTACTGCGGATGCCTTGCGTGACGATATGGTTTCAAGTGTGTACGATACCACTTTCGAGGTGGTTCGTAAGAATGTAGATACAGTCGTCATTATCGATGACTCCATTGTGAGAGGAACGACGCTGGAAAAAAGCATTCTGACCATGCTGGACCGTCTCAAACCGAAGAAAATAGTCGTTGCGTCTTCTGCTCCTCAGATTCGCTTCCCGGATTGCTATGGTATCGATATGTCGAGAATGAAGGATTTCGTTGCTTTCAGAGCAGTACTTAAATTACTGGAAGAACGTGATCTGGAATACTTACTGGAAGATGTTTACACGCAAAGTGTTACATCGATCGCGACTAAAAATCCATTTCCTACCAATTATGTGAAGGCTTTGTATGAGCCTTTTACAGATCAGGAAATTTCCGATAAAATCGCCGAAATTATTCGTCCGAAAGATCTGAATGCCGAGCTTTCTGTCGTTTTCCAAACTGTTGATAATTTGCATAAAGCTTGCCCACAACATCTTGGGGACTGGTATTTCACTGGGAATTATCCTACTCACGGAGGTAATAAAGTAGTTAACAGAGCATTTGCTAACTCCCACGAAGGTAAATTGGAGAGAGCATATTGA
- the nuoK gene encoding NADH-quinone oxidoreductase subunit NuoK has product MTSIPIQHYLIVGAALFSIGLAIAITKRHFIGILLGIELMLNAVNINLVAFSRHDPERLGGQLFALFVIVVAAAEVTVALAIILRVYGRFKTVDPDKVSELKK; this is encoded by the coding sequence ATGACCTCCATTCCGATCCAACATTATTTGATAGTAGGCGCGGCACTGTTCAGCATAGGATTGGCCATTGCGATTACCAAACGACATTTTATTGGGATCTTGCTCGGGATCGAGCTGATGCTGAATGCAGTGAATATTAATCTTGTGGCTTTTAGTCGTCATGATCCTGAAAGGCTGGGCGGCCAACTTTTTGCGCTTTTCGTCATTGTAGTTGCCGCGGCGGAAGTCACTGTGGCTTTGGCTATCATATTACGTGTTTATGGCCGCTTCAAAACGGTTGATCCCGACAAGGTGAGCGAACTTAAGAAATAA
- a CDS encoding glycosyltransferase family 4 protein, producing the protein MHILLIHQYFLEDNGGGGSRWNEMSRIWVAEGHHVTVVAGTGHYMNQETGVTKKFFAQNVNSNSVRIIRCHVSRRYHLGFAGRLWAYFSFTLSATLGGILYARDRYDLVLVTSPPLLAGIAGLFISRWKRIPLVLEIRDLWPESAVDTGVLKNRFLIQMSYWLENQLYKCVRLINVLTPAFREVLIQEKKVYPSKIIMVPNAADFSLSEHYLQTFAREAFRRELKLENKFVVIYVGAHGVANHLIQILETADLLRDTNVLFLLIGDGVQKRQLMEEAFRMQLNNVRFQDPVGKAEIFKYILAADAGTSVLKKADTFKTIYSNKTFDYFSCKKPVLMAIDGISRQLVEEASAGIFVEPENPADFAFKIRQYKNDHTRCQAEGENGYQFARAHFDREILAKKYLEQLLALRKG; encoded by the coding sequence ATGCACATACTACTAATTCACCAGTATTTTCTGGAAGATAATGGCGGCGGTGGTTCGCGCTGGAATGAGATGAGCCGGATTTGGGTTGCCGAGGGGCATCATGTGACTGTTGTTGCGGGGACCGGACATTATATGAACCAAGAGACCGGAGTAACAAAAAAGTTTTTTGCTCAAAATGTAAATTCTAACAGTGTTAGAATCATCCGTTGCCATGTTTCCCGGCGTTACCATTTGGGTTTTGCGGGCAGACTGTGGGCGTATTTTTCTTTCACATTATCTGCGACATTGGGTGGTATCTTGTACGCGAGGGATAGGTACGATTTAGTGCTGGTAACGTCTCCGCCCTTGCTGGCCGGTATTGCGGGATTGTTCATTTCACGTTGGAAAAGAATACCATTGGTTTTGGAAATCAGGGACTTGTGGCCTGAATCGGCTGTTGATACAGGCGTTTTGAAAAATAGATTTTTGATCCAAATGTCATATTGGCTTGAAAATCAGCTGTATAAATGTGTGCGTTTGATTAATGTCCTCACTCCTGCATTCAGAGAGGTTTTGATCCAGGAAAAGAAAGTTTATCCTTCAAAAATCATCATGGTGCCCAATGCGGCTGATTTCAGTTTATCGGAGCATTATCTTCAAACTTTTGCCAGAGAGGCTTTCAGACGTGAATTGAAACTGGAAAATAAGTTTGTTGTGATCTATGTAGGAGCCCACGGCGTTGCAAATCACCTGATCCAAATTCTGGAAACGGCTGATCTTTTAAGAGATACCAATGTTCTTTTTCTGCTCATTGGTGATGGTGTGCAAAAGAGACAATTGATGGAGGAGGCGTTCAGAATGCAGCTTAACAATGTTAGATTTCAAGATCCGGTAGGTAAGGCTGAGATTTTCAAATACATTTTGGCAGCGGATGCCGGAACATCGGTCTTAAAAAAGGCAGACACATTCAAAACCATTTACAGCAATAAAACCTTTGACTATTTCTCGTGTAAAAAACCTGTTTTAATGGCGATTGATGGAATTTCAAGGCAGCTGGTAGAAGAGGCAAGCGCGGGAATTTTTGTTGAACCTGAAAATCCGGCAGACTTTGCATTCAAAATCAGGCAATATAAGAATGACCATACACGTTGCCAGGCCGAAGGAGAAAATGGTTATCAGTTTGCGAGGGCGCATTTTGATCGGGAGATTTTGGCAAAAAAATACCTGGAACAGCTGTTGGCTCTTCGCAAAGGATAG
- the recO gene encoding DNA repair protein RecO yields MLHKTRGIGLSYLRYRESSIITKIYTEAFGIQTYIVNGVRSSKSKNNRIALFQPLTLLDMVVYHKSKEDTVHRISELKCYAPFHSIPFDVIKSSLALFITEILGKTLREEESNELLFRFIEESILYLDDAETNFENFHIQFLMQLASYLGFGIETVDDLESELKSNHYPQIPDLVEHRNIEQLLFSDYGLSIPLDRTRRIRILEKLIFFYKIHMETLGEIKSMEVLREVLR; encoded by the coding sequence ATGCTCCATAAGACGCGTGGTATAGGGCTTAGTTATCTCCGGTACCGGGAATCTTCCATTATAACCAAAATTTATACAGAAGCCTTTGGTATTCAGACTTATATAGTGAATGGGGTAAGGAGTAGCAAGTCTAAAAATAACCGCATCGCCTTGTTTCAGCCGCTTACTTTGCTGGATATGGTGGTTTATCATAAGAGTAAGGAGGATACCGTCCATCGGATTTCGGAGCTTAAATGCTACGCGCCCTTCCATTCTATCCCTTTTGATGTGATAAAATCGAGTCTGGCACTCTTTATTACGGAGATTTTGGGGAAAACATTGCGGGAGGAAGAAAGTAATGAGCTGCTTTTCAGGTTTATCGAAGAATCGATCCTGTACCTGGATGATGCCGAGACCAATTTTGAAAATTTTCACATTCAATTTTTGATGCAGCTCGCTTCCTATCTCGGTTTTGGAATTGAAACTGTTGATGACCTCGAAAGTGAGTTGAAAAGTAATCATTATCCTCAAATCCCTGATCTGGTTGAACATCGGAACATTGAGCAACTTCTATTCAGCGATTATGGGTTAAGCATTCCCCTCGACCGTACCCGGCGTATCCGGATTCTCGAAAAACTAATTTTCTTCTATAAAATCCACATGGAAACCTTGGGAGAAATAAAATCAATGGAGGTGTTGAGAGAAGTTTTGCGTTGA
- a CDS encoding alginate lyase family protein: MKKLRYNGQLLFHLVKNMGLRYILFRIWYEIQRLTGVLQLRFPTKSAARYFISMTDWRNLPVRFFSHDRNLSIEKDVDLNALKHLMDEMRQNRFLFFSSEWFAVKDWHTNPRNGFTYDRAQHWTEIPDFLKEAGDIKYVWEKSRFTFLYDLIRYDLHFEEDQSQLVFSLILDWINENPVNCGPNWKCGQEISLRVLNWVFALHYYRVSDNLTQEIFDQIIGSIYDQMVHVAENISFSRTVVRNNHALTETLALYIIGLLFPFFPESRHWRKKGKEWFETEIEYQIDEEGTFLQFSMNYHRIVVQLLAWAFKLAELNGEHWGENVYDRARKSVKFLHACQDDKSGWLPNYGHNDGALFFPLTSCHFRDFRPQLTALSRLLEMGLGYGNGPWNEESAWLGIEKKPKMVLVRETKWAFPKGGYYLLRDEYSTTFLRCGAYQNRPFQADNLHLDIWVNGKNILRDAGTYSYYTDGQCAEYFSGTIAHNTAMPGNYDQMSKQSRFIWFHWVRKARGVIREEHGFQIIEAEFEGFEHIGRGIIHKRKVMKKIGSLHWQIEDWLENVPAQLPMNQIWHPCEDFSAYYEMKSWDENGSEIFKTISNGWYAEVYGQKAGCRQWIFSTPRKYIKTILRAIN, translated from the coding sequence ATGAAAAAGCTACGGTACAATGGCCAGCTCTTGTTTCATTTGGTTAAAAATATGGGGCTGAGATACATTCTCTTTCGCATCTGGTACGAGATCCAGCGGTTAACCGGTGTCTTGCAGCTTCGATTTCCGACAAAAAGCGCGGCCAGGTATTTCATTTCAATGACTGACTGGCGAAATCTGCCGGTTAGGTTTTTCTCTCATGATCGGAATTTGAGCATTGAGAAGGATGTCGATCTTAATGCATTGAAACATCTCATGGATGAGATGAGGCAAAATAGGTTTTTGTTTTTCAGCTCTGAATGGTTTGCGGTAAAAGATTGGCATACTAATCCCAGAAATGGTTTTACCTACGATCGAGCCCAGCACTGGACTGAAATTCCGGACTTTTTGAAGGAAGCTGGCGACATTAAATATGTTTGGGAGAAGTCCAGATTTACATTTCTCTATGACCTGATCCGCTATGATCTGCATTTTGAAGAGGATCAGTCTCAACTGGTTTTTTCATTGATTCTGGACTGGATTAACGAAAACCCGGTTAACTGCGGGCCAAATTGGAAATGCGGTCAGGAAATCTCGCTCAGGGTGCTGAATTGGGTTTTTGCATTACATTATTACCGCGTTTCCGACAACCTGACCCAGGAAATTTTCGATCAGATTATTGGGAGTATTTATGATCAGATGGTGCACGTTGCGGAAAATATCAGCTTCTCACGAACAGTTGTCCGTAACAATCATGCATTGACTGAAACATTGGCGCTGTACATAATAGGCTTGCTTTTTCCTTTCTTTCCTGAAAGCAGGCATTGGAGGAAAAAAGGAAAAGAATGGTTTGAAACTGAAATTGAATATCAGATTGACGAGGAAGGGACGTTCCTGCAATTTTCGATGAATTACCACCGCATAGTCGTTCAGCTACTCGCCTGGGCTTTTAAACTTGCTGAGTTAAATGGTGAACATTGGGGAGAGAATGTATACGACCGAGCCCGGAAATCTGTGAAATTTCTACACGCTTGTCAGGATGATAAGAGCGGTTGGCTTCCAAACTATGGGCATAATGACGGGGCTTTATTTTTTCCTCTGACTTCTTGCCATTTTCGGGACTTCCGACCTCAGTTAACAGCGTTAAGTAGGCTTTTGGAGATGGGTTTGGGCTATGGTAACGGGCCGTGGAATGAGGAATCTGCCTGGCTGGGAATTGAGAAAAAACCCAAAATGGTACTGGTTCGGGAAACAAAATGGGCTTTTCCAAAGGGCGGTTATTACCTGTTGCGTGACGAGTACTCCACTACATTTCTTCGCTGCGGGGCTTATCAAAACCGGCCATTTCAAGCCGATAACCTGCATTTGGATATCTGGGTTAACGGTAAAAATATCCTTCGCGACGCGGGTACCTATTCCTACTATACCGACGGGCAATGTGCGGAATACTTCTCTGGTACCATTGCCCACAACACGGCAATGCCAGGGAATTATGATCAAATGTCAAAGCAGTCCCGATTTATATGGTTTCACTGGGTAAGAAAAGCAAGAGGAGTTATTCGTGAGGAACATGGTTTTCAGATCATCGAAGCCGAATTTGAAGGTTTCGAGCATATAGGGAGAGGGATCATTCATAAACGAAAGGTCATGAAAAAGATCGGGAGCCTTCATTGGCAGATCGAAGACTGGCTGGAAAATGTACCGGCCCAATTGCCAATGAACCAAATCTGGCACCCTTGTGAAGACTTTTCTGCATACTACGAGATGAAATCGTGGGATGAAAATGGTAGTGAAATATTCAAAACGATAAGTAACGGCTGGTATGCCGAGGTATATGGGCAAAAAGCCGGTTGCCGGCAATGGATATTTTCTACACCCCGGAAGTACATAAAAACTATCCTGAGGGCAATCAATTGA
- a CDS encoding DUF6265 family protein produces the protein MIQFDKKQLVKIYSFLFVFGLLAMSSQAQTTVVGKLADISFLEGHWLGTYNGGPIEAGWTAPAGNNIMGYIRMIKDDKPALYEVFAFEQTEKGPVAMVKHFKPGLIALEEKAVSDRYNFIEAKKNQALFEKDDISVRIIYERRSQNQLVIQRGKLEDNKWVFIDLFIFNRIP, from the coding sequence ATGATACAATTCGACAAAAAACAATTGGTGAAAATCTATTCATTTCTCTTCGTTTTTGGCCTACTAGCCATGTCTTCACAGGCTCAGACTACTGTCGTGGGTAAGCTGGCCGACATTAGTTTTCTCGAAGGACATTGGCTTGGAACCTACAACGGAGGACCCATTGAAGCAGGCTGGACAGCTCCTGCAGGCAATAATATCATGGGATATATCAGGATGATCAAAGATGACAAACCTGCACTTTACGAGGTATTTGCTTTTGAACAAACCGAAAAAGGCCCTGTTGCGATGGTAAAACACTTCAAACCAGGCCTCATCGCATTGGAAGAAAAAGCAGTATCAGACCGCTATAATTTTATTGAAGCCAAGAAGAACCAGGCATTGTTCGAAAAGGACGACATTTCGGTAAGGATCATTTACGAAAGACGCTCGCAGAACCAACTGGTGATCCAGAGAGGGAAGCTGGAAGACAACAAATGGGTGTTTATTGATCTTTTTATCTTCAATCGCATTCCTTAA
- the lptB gene encoding LPS export ABC transporter ATP-binding protein: MILRTENLVKKYGVRLVNNNVSYQVEQGEIVGLLGPNGAGKTTSFYMAVGLVKPNSGKVFLDDKDITSLPMYKRARLGLGYLAQEASVFRSLTVEENIRAVLEMTDLSRADQKQKVEELLEEFHLTHVRKSKGMVLSGGERRRTEIARSLAVDPKFILLDEPFAGVDPIAVEDIQSIVAKLKHKNIGILITDHNVNETLSITDRAYLLFEGKILKQGTAEELAEDEVVRRVYLGQNFELKRKV, translated from the coding sequence ATGATACTCAGAACCGAAAACCTTGTAAAAAAATACGGGGTTCGTCTTGTTAATAATAATGTCAGTTACCAGGTTGAGCAAGGCGAGATCGTCGGGTTGCTCGGCCCCAATGGAGCCGGAAAAACCACATCTTTCTATATGGCTGTGGGATTGGTGAAACCCAACAGCGGAAAAGTGTTCCTCGACGACAAAGACATTACCAGCCTGCCCATGTACAAGCGTGCACGGCTGGGGCTGGGCTACCTCGCGCAGGAAGCATCGGTTTTCCGTTCATTGACCGTAGAAGAAAACATCCGGGCAGTGCTCGAAATGACGGATCTTTCGCGGGCGGACCAAAAACAAAAAGTTGAAGAGTTACTGGAAGAGTTCCATTTAACCCATGTCCGTAAAAGCAAAGGAATGGTGCTCTCGGGTGGAGAACGTCGCCGGACAGAAATTGCGAGATCGCTGGCGGTGGATCCCAAGTTCATTTTGCTCGACGAACCTTTCGCCGGTGTTGACCCTATCGCAGTAGAGGATATTCAGAGCATTGTAGCGAAGTTGAAACACAAAAACATCGGCATCCTCATCACCGATCACAATGTCAATGAGACGCTGTCCATAACAGACCGTGCTTATTTACTATTTGAAGGAAAAATTCTGAAACAAGGTACAGCGGAAGAACTGGCGGAAGACGAAGTAGTAAGACGGGTTTATCTGGGCCAGAATTTTGAACTTAAAAGAAAGGTATAG
- a CDS encoding DMT family transporter, protein MNWLFLFLAFLIGISNAVQSGVNTQLRESINNPILAAMTSFFVGLVILSIAFACFNQNPIPTLNDFRQVSWTRFMGGVLGAFYVITVIFIVRDIGPANMICLVVAGQMIAAMTIDHYGFQGFAVHQITLPRMAGAVLLVAGVYLILKN, encoded by the coding sequence ATGAACTGGCTTTTCTTATTTTTGGCATTTCTGATTGGGATTAGTAATGCAGTTCAATCGGGAGTGAATACCCAGCTTCGCGAATCTATCAACAACCCTATTCTGGCTGCAATGACCTCATTCTTTGTGGGATTGGTCATTTTATCCATTGCCTTCGCATGCTTCAACCAAAATCCTATTCCGACGCTCAACGATTTCCGGCAGGTATCCTGGACCCGTTTTATGGGTGGGGTACTGGGGGCATTTTATGTGATTACGGTGATTTTTATTGTTAGGGACATTGGACCGGCCAATATGATTTGCCTCGTTGTGGCTGGACAGATGATAGCAGCGATGACGATCGATCACTATGGTTTTCAGGGGTTTGCAGTCCATCAGATCACATTACCGAGGATGGCGGGGGCGGTTTTGCTGGTAGCAGGTGTTTACCTGATCCTGAAAAATTAG
- a CDS encoding 4Fe-4S binding protein, translating into MSTYFKNISEGISTTITGMRLTLRHLWSARKRRRPGDIRSGNFYDQQEGIVTIQYPLETIPIPDNGRYRLHNEMDDCIVCDKCVKVCPVDCIEIEPIRAIEEVGKASDGSPIRLYAAKFDIDMAKCCYCGLCTTVCPTECLTMTKTFDYSELDVRDMVYSYANLSPEEADEKRRLLDQFQKEKEALKTASKPVTASEPTPSAPARPVFKPSIKPKVVADENVEKPVSETPIQDEPKPVAAKPAFRPTLKPKVSEDNIEKPAAETPAQEEPKPVAAKPPFRPTMKPKVVSEDNAEKPVSETPAQEETKPVAAKPPFRPTMKPKVVSEENVEKPVSETPAAEEPKLVAAKPAFRPTMKPKVEVKAEIKAEETAKAEQPEQNEEVKPKPAFRPTMKPKPPKE; encoded by the coding sequence TTGTCAACCTATTTTAAAAATATATCGGAAGGGATCAGTACCACTATTACAGGTATGCGTCTTACGTTACGTCATTTGTGGAGTGCGCGTAAGAGGCGCAGGCCCGGTGATATCCGTTCCGGCAACTTCTACGACCAGCAGGAAGGAATCGTGACGATTCAGTACCCGCTGGAAACCATTCCCATCCCCGACAATGGTCGATACCGTCTCCACAATGAAATGGACGACTGCATTGTGTGTGACAAATGCGTTAAAGTTTGTCCCGTCGACTGCATTGAAATTGAACCTATCCGTGCCATTGAAGAAGTAGGAAAAGCTTCAGACGGTTCTCCAATAAGACTTTATGCGGCGAAGTTTGACATTGATATGGCAAAATGCTGCTACTGCGGCCTTTGCACAACGGTATGCCCGACGGAATGTCTGACAATGACCAAAACGTTTGATTACAGCGAGTTGGATGTGCGGGATATGGTGTACAGCTATGCGAATTTGTCCCCCGAGGAGGCTGACGAAAAGAGAAGGCTGCTGGATCAGTTCCAAAAAGAAAAAGAAGCATTAAAAACTGCAAGTAAACCTGTTACGGCTTCGGAGCCTACACCATCGGCACCAGCTCGTCCAGTGTTTAAGCCAAGTATCAAGCCCAAAGTTGTGGCTGACGAAAACGTTGAAAAACCAGTTTCCGAAACGCCGATACAGGACGAACCAAAACCTGTTGCTGCTAAGCCAGCGTTCCGCCCAACTTTGAAACCGAAAGTTTCAGAGGATAACATTGAAAAACCAGCTGCAGAAACACCAGCTCAGGAGGAACCCAAACCAGTTGCGGCGAAACCACCATTCCGTCCGACGATGAAACCAAAGGTTGTTTCGGAAGACAATGCTGAAAAGCCAGTTTCAGAAACACCAGCTCAGGAAGAAACAAAACCGGTTGCGGCGAAGCCGCCATTTCGTCCGACGATGAAGCCAAAGGTTGTTTCAGAGGAGAATGTTGAAAAACCAGTTTCAGAAACGCCAGCAGCGGAAGAACCCAAACTTGTTGCTGCCAAGCCAGCCTTCCGCCCGACGATGAAACCGAAAGTGGAGGTTAAAGCAGAAATTAAGGCGGAGGAAACTGCCAAGGCGGAGCAACCTGAGCAGAACGAAGAAGTGAAACCCAAACCGGCGTTCCGCCCTACTATGAAACCCAAACCTCCGAAAGAGTAG